From Alloacidobacterium dinghuense:
CCGCTAATTCATGGCGCTCACTGGTGATTATGGGTGTTCCTGGTGAGCCAACCGGCATCCGACAGAAAGTATATTTGCCCGTTCACAGGACACTTGAATACAAGGGCAGTCTGTATGCGCGGCATCTCAGCGGCCCGTCCGCAGTGACGGTTTCCATCCGTCAACGCAATGGCACTGAGGCGTTAGCATCGGCCCATATCGACACTGCCTCCAGTGCCTGGACAAAATACACCTTCGACCTGCGTCTCCCTGATGGAAAGTTGCACCGCCTTGATCCGGCCGACTTTGTTGTGCAGCTAGAAGGTGAGGAGAGAGTGGAAGTTGACCAGTTTTCATTGATGCCGGCTGACGCCCTCGATGGCCTCGACCCAGACGAAGTCGCGATGGCAAAGGCCATGGAGACGCCGCTGGTCCGCTTTGGCGGCAACTTTACCTCCGGGTACCACTGGCAGGATGGCGTTGGACCGCGCGATAAACGGGTCAACATGCTGAATGCCGCATGGGGCATTCCCGAATACAACACCTTCGGAACCGATGAGTTTCTGTACTTCTGTAGCCTGATCGGAGCCGAACCTCAGGTTGCCCTGAACCTCGGCAGCGGCACGCCGAAGGAAGCAGCCGACTGGGTTCGCTACATCGACGATCATTGGCACAAACACAGCGGATTGACATGGGAACTCGGCAATGAGCTATGGGGCAACTGGAATACCGGCTATCCGACGCTTGAGCAGCTTGCCGGACGCACGTTGGCCTTCAGCAAGGCAGTGCGCGGCGTCGATCCGCAGGCGGTACTCATCGCGACTGGCGCCGACCCGGACGGTTATACGAAGTGGAACGCTACTCAATTGAGCAATCCGGCAAATACTTTCAACTATCTCTCGACTCACTTTGTCGTCACGAACACCGATACGCGCACGCCCCACGCGAGCACAGACTTCATTACGCAGGCGGCATTCGCCCTGCCGATTGGTCTTGAGGAAAAGCTGAAGGAGATGCAGCAGCAAGTCAACTCAGTCCCTGCATTTGCAAACAAGACGCACATCGCCTTCACCGAGTGGCTTTTTATTGGCAATCGTCCCGGGACGCCCAGCTTCAGGAACATGGGAGGCGCCAT
This genomic window contains:
- a CDS encoding alpha-L-arabinofuranosidase C-terminal domain-containing protein, giving the protein MTECSVAKQSMDHPKAKQLMRAVFTELITLLGVCVPINAAAQITVNQAIPSTATIQVDASRPAGSTIPRTIFGSFLEPIGNSTYNGLWAEVLQNPSLEAGLWSAGNVSRMLHDEPTLTRASELGLPLPWEPLDPNQGNRYELRYGTAANSWRSLVIMGVPGEPTGIRQKVYLPVHRTLEYKGSLYARHLSGPSAVTVSIRQRNGTEALASAHIDTASSAWTKYTFDLRLPDGKLHRLDPADFVVQLEGEERVEVDQFSLMPADALDGLDPDEVAMAKAMETPLVRFGGNFTSGYHWQDGVGPRDKRVNMLNAAWGIPEYNTFGTDEFLYFCSLIGAEPQVALNLGSGTPKEAADWVRYIDDHWHKHSGLTWELGNELWGNWNTGYPTLEQLAGRTLAFSKAVRGVDPQAVLIATGADPDGYTKWNATQLSNPANTFNYLSTHFVVTNTDTRTPHASTDFITQAAFALPIGLEEKLKEMQQQVNSVPAFANKTHIAFTEWLFIGNRPGTPSFRNMGGAIDAGGFFNMLMRNSAIVPVSDMTGIMEFAGIWKGRSQVYAAPSYYVFKMYSTAHATRPVGVEVQSGSYSVQHGVGRIPDISNVPYLDVVAALNDQGDTLTLFCVNRSLETDIPAAIKIAGFAATQVAEIQTLHAVGISDGNDEDNPELVVPENSEGRLTQNRLEHIYPHESVTRIVLKRSQ